Genomic DNA from Syntrophorhabdaceae bacterium:
CGTAAAGAAAGAGGAAAGTGATCAGAAAGAGGGTCATAACTTATATCTATCGTTCAGATCGTATCTTCGACCTGCAGAATGAATGTTTTTATCCCTCCTTTTGGATGCTCCTGCTTAAGTTTTTCTATGACCTCCCTGATTACCGGGACCCTCTCATCTTCAACGACAACGGCAAGGACATTGTTCTTGCCCGGCCAGTAATGAGTTCCAAGTTTAGGCTCTGTCTCAGTCCCTTCACCGTAAGCCTCTTTCCACTTCGTGTATCCTTTTATTTCAGCCTTTTTAAAGGCAATCAAGGCAGCCTCATCGACAGAATCGCTATACACAACGACAAGCATTTTCATATCGCACCTCCAGTGTGGTTCGGAGTATCGGGCTTGCGATCCTGGGCAGGCTTTGATAAATTTTACTCCTTTTCACTCTGAGCCCCGAATTCCGAACTCTTAACTGTTCTCTTAAAGAACCTCCCCTGCAGCTCGTCGAAAAGGTCATATGCCACCGGAACGACAACAAGCGTGAGAAGCAGCGAGGTCAGGAGACCGCCTATCGTTGCAAGCGCCATTGGCGAACGGGTTTCAGCGCCCTCCCCTATCCCGATGGCTATAGGCATCATACCCATTATCATCGCGAAAGTCGTCATGAGTATGGGCCGGAGTCTCACGGGGCCAGCCTGCAAGAGCGCATCCTTTCTTGACATACCTCTTTCTCTCAGCACGTTTGTATAATCAACGAGCAGGATGGCGTTCTTCTTTACGAGACCCATAAGGAGGATAAGCCCTATAAAACTGAAAATATTTAACGTTTTGCCGAAGATCAGAAGGGCTCCAAAGGCCCCGATAAAGGAAAATGGCAAAGAAAGCAGAACGGTAAAGGGATGAACAAAGCTTTCGAATTGTGCAGCAAGGACCATATATGCCATTATTATACCGAGCATCATGGCAAACATCAAGTAACCAAAAGCCTCTGTCATTATATCCGCCTGGCCCTTATACCGTCCTGAATAGCCCGAAGGAAGGACATTCGCCGATATCCTGTCGAGTTCATCCTTGGCCTGACCGAGAGGTGTCTTCTCGAGGTTCGCGAAAACCGTGATGGCCCTCTGCCTGTCGACCCTGTTGATGATACTCGATCCTCCGCCTTCCTGAAAGCTGGTAATATTCGCAAGCTGCACAAGCCTTCCATCTTTCGCCCTTACGTATACCTTCCCGATATCATCAGGGTTCACCCTGTCCCCGGGTATCAATCGTGCCCTGACATCATAGCGCCTGCCCTTTGCCTCATCCTTGAACTTGGTGACATCAACCTCCCCGCCTATGAGAAAATTAACTGTCTCGGCAACTGTCGCAATATCTACACCAAGGTCGGCCGCTTTATCCCTGTCTATCAATACACGTACTTCGGGCTTGCCCGTTTCAAGGGAGGTATCGAGATCAACAATACCTGGAAGTTTTGAAAACTGTTTCACAATATCACGTGTATATATTTGGAGATTCTGAAGATCCAGGCCTCTTATGCTGTATTGAATCGCTGTCTGTCTCTGCCCCCCTCCGATCATGGACACATTCTCAACGGAGGCCCTGAGTCCGGGTACGCCTTTCAATAATCTTCTTATCTCCGTCTTGATCTGTTCCTGGTTCTTTTTTCTTTGAGACTTTGGCTTCAGATTAATCATCAGATTTGCCCTGTTGAGTTCCCTCGTTGCGCCGCCGCCCTGTGAATAAAGGATTGTAGTTACTTCAGGGACTTTTCTCACTATTTCCTCAACACGCCTGCACATACGGTCGACTTCCTCGACCGAATAATCAACAGGGGTCTGCAGTCTGACGACAAACCTGCTCTGATCTTCTGAAGGAGCAAATTCCTTGCCTATAAACTTTGTCAGGGAAAGGCTGAGGACAAATGTAATAATAGCAATACTCAGCACCATCTTCCTGTGGTTGAGGGCAAACGCAAGGATTGTCCTGTATTGTCCCTCTAACCTTTCATATTCCCTTTCAAGCATATCGGATATCTTTTTCAGATAATGGTGGCGGGTTAATCTGCTGCAAAAAGACCCGGGGTTATTTTCACCGGTTTTATTAACCTCCGGATCTTCACGCTTTTTCAGAAATAATGACGACATCATTGGCGTAAGGGTGAACGAAACAAACCATGAAACCATTACGGCAAATACAACGGTAAGGCCAAACTGAAAGAAAAACCTTCCTATTATCCCTTTCATAAACGCAACAGGGATAAATATTACTATTATTGCAAGTGTTGTTGCCGAAACCGCAAGCCCT
This window encodes:
- a CDS encoding efflux RND transporter permease subunit; this encodes ALARGNIELPGGSIEGDTKEYTVKVKGEFPTIQDFNNLIVGYSKGAAVRIKDVGRAEDGMEEKRTIARFNGINSVNLGIQKQSGTNTVEVVNRVKQELKTIRKTLPAGMNLAVAFDQSDFIKRSINDVQHHLIYGGMFAIFAVLIFLRNIRTTLISALAIPTSVISTFAIMNIFGFTFNNMSMLALSLSIGILIDDAIIVIENIHRHIEDGMTPREASFFATSEIGLAVSATTLAIIVIFIPVAFMKGIIGRFFFQFGLTVVFAVMVSWFVSFTLTPMMSSLFLKKREDPEVNKTGENNPGSFCSRLTRHHYLKKISDMLEREYERLEGQYRTILAFALNHRKMVLSIAIITFVLSLSLTKFIGKEFAPSEDQSRFVVRLQTPVDYSVEEVDRMCRRVEEIVRKVPEVTTILYSQGGGATRELNRANLMINLKPKSQRKKNQEQIKTEIRRLLKGVPGLRASVENVSMIGGGQRQTAIQYSIRGLDLQNLQIYTRDIVKQFSKLPGIVDLDTSLETGKPEVRVLIDRDKAADLGVDIATVAETVNFLIGGEVDVTKFKDEAKGRRYDVRARLIPGDRVNPDDIGKVYVRAKDGRLVQLANITSFQEGGGSSIINRVDRQRAITVFANLEKTPLGQAKDELDRISANVLPSGYSGRYKGQADIMTEAFGYLMFAMMLGIIMAYMVLAAQFESFVHPFTVLLSLPFSFIGAFGALLIFGKTLNIFSFIGLILLMGLVKKNAILLVDYTNVLRERGMSRKDALLQAGPVRLRPILMTTFAMIMGMMPIAIGIGEGAETRSPMALATIGGLLTSLLLTLVVVPVAYDLFDELQGRFFKRTVKSSEFGAQSEKE